The nucleotide window tgacaaactatattgtcacgtgttcctatgtaatagcatggtaatattcgtattgcgcggacttggatgtcgaccttttcccatgatacatcacgattacatcccaaaccgctggcggcgcccttattgcgaatagcgagaattgtcaaTGTGATTGAAGTTTAAACTTGTATCCATTTaacacaaaaaatgttaaaattgtcatcaaaattgtcatcaaaaatttaaacttgaatcacttttaacatgttttacaagTTCATGGTTGAACATATAGAAGAACTACAATCGCCTCTGAGTTAAAAATAGTCGCATTCATTACTTTTGCTAAACATGATAAAATTATACATCGATCATTTgtaaatgttaacattttaatcGAATTCCTTGGAAAAAATCTTTAATTTTTCTCCTTAGCTTGATTGTTTTTTCTCCAAAAGATTAAAAACCAAAAGGACGTAAGCATTATTGCAAACATTAGAACGATACATCTCAAAGATAATCGAATGAACAGTTGATCTTTAGAACAGTTTCAGTGATTTCTTGCAAAGGTCTCTTCCACAATTCACTATGTTGACTAACATATAGAAAATAGCAACATATATGACATTTAAAAATAACTGACCACGCCCAATTTCACACGCAGACGACACTACACAGAAATACCAATTTCATACAGACAACAGTCTCTTATACCGACTTCACACTTAACGATGATAAAACATTGTAGAATGCCAACTTAGCTTGAGTGAAAAGTTACACGGCTTCCAACTGTTCGAATCCACGTGACTCATAGCTTCCACGGTGTCGAATTCACCTGGTCTGATGTTATAGGAGTACACTGGAGTAGTATAACCTACTTAACTAGATGTGCTTGCTATTCAGGCCATTACAGATACAAGAATCTCAGAGGTGACATTATATTATCGTCTGCTTGAACAAATgtgcaaatttgaatttttatgCTTCTTAAGGGGTGTGGTACATCTTGTGAACACTTGGACATAAATTATCATCACCAGTGCGCATAATTCATAACTTGACTCTATCATTGATAAAAACTACCACAAAATAAACAGTTTTTCTTGGTCTAACTTTTCATCATGACGAAAACGTGTAAACCAGACAGTGAGAATACACCCAAAGATCCGGTATTAGAACGAGAAGGAAAGAAAACCGGTCCAAAAACAGCACGCAGAGGCAGGAAGAAAGCCGATCCCGCCAAAACTATCGAAGGCAAAGACGGCGAAGTAAAAATCAAAAGAGGCCGCGGAAGACCGTGTTCAAATACCATACCCATAGATCCAAACGACCCAAATGTTCACTGCAATGCTGCCCGGGAACGGTCCCGTGTCAAGACTCTCAGAGACGCCTTTCTCGATCTTCAGAAGTCTCTGCCATCGGTACCACCAGATACTAAGCTTTCAAAGCTAGATGTACTTGTATTGGCTACTACATATATTGCTCATTTGATGAAGAGTTTAGATGGAGCGGAGGAAGCGGGTCCAAATGGAGAAGTTACACAGATTGATCAGCATCAGCATCGGTTGAAGGCCAATGGGTATCTCCATCCAGTGAAGGTAAGGAATAGTGATTTTGCCATCATTTAAAATGGCTAGTGACTCTCGACTCTttatacttaaataacataacCATAAATCTTAACATTAATCTCTAAAATTGAAAATACACGGTGCGGATTGTACGCTATTCGAATATATAGTAATATTTATCATTTGTCTAGTAGAGTTTAACTAAAAACAACACAAATCCACCGAGTCCTTGTTTAGGATAATAAGGCAATTatcaggccttattggccttcctgctTTTTCCGccatatataattttgtgtgtatCTTTTGTTGTAAATTGTAATGatatattttttgatgtttttgtataaacaaatgaatgaatgaatgaataacttTTGGCAAAATGATTACGGGCATCCAACAAAAAAACGTATTGGTAAATTAATAAAGTTGAAACTTATATTTAACCATGATTTAACATACTTTTTGTACATATAAATAGGCCAGATAAAAAGTCCAATATCGTGAAAGTTGAGttattaccattactaactttTTTTTAGCACCTCTATAAACTTATTGATGTTTAAATCCATAAACTTCAACAGTTATGAACCTTTTACATGTCTATTTTCTTACGTTTTTTATTGTAATTTTCTCCTTATTTTTGCATACACATCAATTTAATTAATATTGCCACTTTGAATCAGgaatcagatcgtgtcacatacgaTATTTGTACACAAGAAAACCATAGTCTATAACATTACATTATAAACGTCGTCAACATTTCATCACAATAAATACCATTCGCACCTCATTTATTATCTATCCCATAACTGTCACCACCACCACTAGCTTCTCTAGCATCCATGCGATCATAATGGTTTCCTATACGCTTTTATGAGTATTGCAAGTATTTCCATGAAGGATTTATGTGATAAGCGTTATTAATACTGTAAGAAATAAAGTATCAACACT belongs to Amphiura filiformis chromosome 18, Afil_fr2py, whole genome shotgun sequence and includes:
- the LOC140138781 gene encoding transcription factor 23-like gives rise to the protein MTKTCKPDSENTPKDPVLEREGKKTGPKTARRGRKKADPAKTIEGKDGEVKIKRGRGRPCSNTIPIDPNDPNVHCNAARERSRVKTLRDAFLDLQKSLPSVPPDTKLSKLDVLVLATTYIAHLMKSLDGAEEAGPNGEVTQIDQHQHRLKANGYLHPVKKWPMRSRLYAGALECAVNSSS